The Bos mutus isolate GX-2022 chromosome 7, NWIPB_WYAK_1.1, whole genome shotgun sequence genome window below encodes:
- the ODAD3 gene encoding outer dynein arm-docking complex subunit 3, whose translation MTSPLCWAAASNAMPSQDQISTPSKVKATQVQLKPYRSRGKGLVPVWHSLHSKAGPLHASEGKSAVNMQVAELQRKIQLLEGDRKAFYESTQWNIKKNQETINQLREETRVLQLQLTALLQGDEKVVQAVIREWKSEKPYLKNRTGQQALEHLDYRLNEKVKQLNALRHQLGLRQKWLEELQLQHSLRELEIAEAQDSNTEVAKTMRNLENRLEKARMKAEEAEHITSVYLQLKAYLQEESLHLGNRLDFMEAEVVRTKHELEELHLVNQEALNARDIAKNQLQYLEETVFRERKKRERYLTECKKRAEEKKLQNERMERKTQREHVLLQSDDTLQDSMYSKEEELKRRWSMYQMEVLFGKVKDATGVAETHAVVRRFLAQGDTFTQLEMLKSENEQTLLRLKQEKQRLQQELEDLKYSGEALLVSEQKRQAELQGRLKMEEQRRADAQNQLDRTMRALQITKEGLEHLAGKLNHIVVAGPTYEEGSPGASLDTKGSATPQPQETGRSVGKMDPKVDDYLPNLLGLVEEKLLKLHSQLENHNVPEMLRHIVDREFYATLEGKLPSYNTRIALPVAGHKDKFFDEEESEEDDSDVVTRAALKMRSQKLIESRSKRRGRSRRS comes from the exons ATGACGTCTCCCCTGTGCTGGGCGGCGGCCTCCAACGCCATGCCTTCTCAGGACCAAATTTCAACCCCCTCCAAAGTCAAGGCCACTCAAGTTCAGCTCAAGCCCTACCGCTCTCGAGGCAAGGGCTTGGTGCCTGTCTGGCACTCACTTCATTCCAAGGCAGGACCCTTGCATGCCAGCGAGGGGAAGTCCGCTGTGAACATGCAGGTGGCTGAGTTACAAAGGAAGATACAACTGTTAG AGGGTGACCGGAAGGCCTTTTATGAGAGCACCCAGTGGAACATCAAGAAGAATCAGGAGACCATTAACCAGCTCCGCGAGGAGACCAGGGTACTGCAGCTACAGTTGACAGCCCTGCTCCAG GGAGATGAGAAAGTGGTCCAGGCAGTGATTCGAGAATGGAAGTCAGAGAAGCCGTACCTGAAGAACAGGACAGGCCAG CAAGCCCTGGAGCATCTGGACTACCGGCTGAACGAAAAGGTGAAGCAACTGAACGCTCTTCGGCACCAGCTGGGACTGCGGCAGAAGTGGCTGGAGGAGCTCCAGCTGCAGCACAGTTTGCGCGAGCTGGAGATAGCCGAGGCGCAAGACAGCAACACCGAGGTGGCCAAG ACCATGCGGAACCTAGAGAACCGCCTGGAGAAGGCCCGGATGAAGGCAGAGGAGGCTGAACACATCACCAGTGTATACCTGCAGCTCAAGGCCTACCTACAA GAGGAGAGCCTTCACTTGGGGAACCGGCTGGACTTTATGGAGGCTGAGGTGGTGAGGACGAAACACGAGCTGGAGGAGCTGCACCTAGTGAATCAGGAGGCGCTCAACGCCAGGGACATCGCCAAG AACCAACTGCAGTATCTGGAAGAGACCGTGTTCCGAGAGCGCAAGAAGCGCGAACGCTACCTAACCGAGTGCAAGAAGCGCGCGGAAGAGAAGAAACTGCAGAACGAACGCATGGAGCGCAAG ACCCAGCGTGAGCACGTGCTGCTGCAGTCTGACGACACGCTCCAGGACAGCATGTACTCCAAGGAGGAGGAGCTGAAGCGGCGCTGGAGCATGTACCAGATGGAGGTGCTCTTCGGCAAGGTCAAGGACGCCACAGGCGTGGCAGAAACACAC gCAGTGGTGCGGCGGTTCCTGGCCCAGGGTGACACCTTCACGCAGCTGGAGATGCTGAAGAGTGAGAATGAGCAGACGCTGCTGAGACTGAAGCAAGAGAAGCAGAGGCTGCAGCAGGAGCTGGAAGACCTCAAGTACTCAGGGGAGGCCCTGCTGGTGAG CGAGCAGAAGCGGCAGGCTGAGTTGCAGGGGCGCCTCAAGATGGAGGAGCAGCGGCGTGCTGATGCGCAGAATCAACTGGACCGAACCATGAGGGCCTTGCAAATTACCAAGGAGGGCCTGGAACACCTGGCCGGCAAGCTGAACCACATCGTAGTGGCAGGTCCCACCTACGAGGAAGGCTCACCTGGAGCCTCCCTAGACACGAAAGGCAGTGCCACCCCACAG CCGCAGGAGACCGGACGCTCTGTCGGAAAGATGGATCCCAAGGTGGATGACTATCTGCCCAACCTGCTGGGCCTGGTGGAGGAAAAGCTGTTGAAGCTGCATTCGCAACTCGAAAACCACAACGTGCCAGAGATGCTGCGCCACATCGTTGACCGCGAG TTCTACGCCACCCTCGAGGGAAAACTGCCGTCGTACAACACCCGCATCGCCCTGCCAGTCGCCGGTCACAAGGACAAGTTCTTTG ACGAGGAGGAGAGTGAGGAAGATGACAGCGACGTGGTGACCCGTGCGGCGCTCAAGATGCGTTCCCAGAAATTAATCGAATCCCGCAGCAAGAGGCGCGGTCGCTCACGAAGGTCCTAG
- the PRKCSH gene encoding glucosidase 2 subunit beta: protein MPDVTILTHFRFLSAGETVGCWVRGARWILTFAPASSWGRSASPSSLLLAEPISGFRGFSEMLLLLLLLPMCWAVEVRRPRGVSLTNHHFYDESKPFTCLDGSASIPFDQVNDDYCDCKDGSDEPGTAACPNGSFHCTNTGYKALYISSRWVNDGVCDCCDGTDEYNSGIVCENTCKEKGRKERETLQQMAEVTREGFRLKKILIEDWKKAREEKQKKLIELQAGKKSLEDQVEVLRTLKEEAEKPEEAAKDQHRRLWEEQQAISKEQRERELAASAFQELDDDMDGAVSVAELQTHPELDTDGDGALSEGEAQTLLGGDAQMDAAFFYDRVWAAIRDKYRSEVLPTEYPPSPPAPDVMEPKEEQPPMPSPPTEEEDEDEEDEETEEDEDEEDEDSQGEQPKVGRPTPAPAPQTASPTEEDRMPPYDEQTQAFINAAQEARNKFEEAERSLKDMEESIRNLEQEISFDFGPNGEFAYLYSQCYELTTNEYVYRLCPFKLVSQKPKLGGSPTSLGTWGSWAGPDHDKFSAMKYEQGTGCWQGPNRSTTVRLLCGKETVVTSTTEPSRCEYLMELMTPAACPEPPPEYPVEGDHDEL, encoded by the exons ATGCCGGACGTGACGATTCTCACACACTTCCGCTTCCTTTCTGCAGGAGAAACCGTTGGCTGCTGGGTCAGGGGGGCGCGGTGGATATTGACCTTTGCCCCAGCCTCGT CGTGGGGTCGCAGTGCATCTCCCAGTAGCCTCCTTCTGGCAGAACCCATTTCCGGCTTCCGAGGCTTCAGCGAGAtgttactgctgctgttgctactgccGATGTGTTGGGCCGTGGAAGTCAGGCGACCCCGGGGCGTCTCCCTCACCA ACCATCACTTCTACGACGAGTCAAAGCCTTTCACTTGCCTGGATGGCTCTGCCAGTATCCCCTTTGATCAGGTCAATGATGACTACTGTGACTGCAAAGATGGCTCAGATGAACCAG GCACAGCTGCCTGTCCCAACGGCAGCTTCCACTGCACCAACACAGGCTACAAGGCCCTGTACATCTCCTCCAGATGGGTCAACGATGGAGTGTGTG ACTGCTGTGACGGGACCGACGAATACAACAGCGGGATCGTCTGTGAGAACACCTGCAA AGAGAAGGGCCGCAAGGAGAGAGAGACACTGCAGCAGATGGCAGAGGTGACCCGCGAGGGCTTCCGCCTGAAGAAGATCCTGATTGAGGACTGGAAGAAGGCccgggaggagaagcag AAAAAGCTCATTGAGCTGCAGGCTGGAAAGAAGTCACTGGAGGACCAGGTGGAGGTGCTGCGGACCCTGAAGGAGGAAGCCGAGAAGCCAGAGGAGGCGGCCAAAGACCAGCACCGCAGGCTGTGGGAAG AGCAGCAGGCCATCTCCAAGGAGCAGCGGGAGCGGGAGCTGGCAGCCAGCGCCTTCCAGGAGCTGGATGATGACATGGATGGCGC GGTCTCAGTGGCTGAGCTGCAGACCCACCCGGAGCTGGACACGGATGGGGACGGGGCATTATCAGAAGGGGAAGCCCAG ACCCTCCTTGGGGGAGACGCGCAGATGGATGCTGCTTTCTTCTATGACCGTGTCTGGGCCGCCATCAGGGACAAGTACCGGTCTGAG GTGCTGCCCACTGAGTACCCACCATCGCCTCCTGCACCCGATGTGATGGAGCCCAAGGAGGAGCAGCCCCCCATGCCCTCACCGCCCACAGAGGAGGAGGACGAAGACGAGGAGGacgaggagacagaggaggatgaGGATGAGGAGGACGAGGATTCCCAGGGGGAGCAGCCCAAAGTGG gacgccccaccccagccccagccccccagACGGCCAGCCCCACCGAGGAGGACAGGATGCCGCCGTATGATGAGCAGACACAGGCCTTCATCAACG CTGCCCAGGAGGCCCGCAACAAGTTTGAAGAGGCTGAGCGGTCCCTGAAGGACATGGAAGAATCCATCAG GAACCTGGAACAGGAGATTTCATTTGATTTTGGCCCCAACGGCGAGTTCGCCTACCTGTACAGCCAGTGCTATGAGCTCACCACCAATGA GTACGTCTACAGACTCTGCCCCTTCAAGCTTGTCTCACAGAAACCCAAACTCGGCGGCTCCCCTACTAGCCTTGG CACCTGGGGCTCGTGGGCTGGCCCCGACCACGACAAGTTCAGCGCCATGAAGTATGAGCAGGGCACAGGCTGCTGGCAGGGCCCCAATCGCTCCACCACC GTGCGCCTGCTGTGCGGGAAGGAGACGGTGGTGACCAGCACCACAGAGCCCAGCCGCTGCGAGTACCTCATGGAGCTGATGACGCCAGCTGCCTGCCCAGAGCCCCCGCCTGAATACCCAGTGGAGGGCGACCATGATGAGCTctag